From Sphingobacterium bambusae:
ATAGCACCTTGCGTATCATGACCTTTAATGCGCATCTATTCACAGAGATCGACAAGATCCCCGCTACCGATGTTAAAAATGATGTCATCAGCTTAGTTAAAAAGACCAACCCCGACATACTTTGTTTTCAGGAGTTTTTTTCCAAGATAAAAGGGACCAAAAAGATGACAAAACGTATCGTGGAAGAAGCAGGATTTCAAGATTATTACTTCGAGCCGGCGATGAAAAGCGAACACGAAGCCTATGGTCAGGTCATCTTCTCTAAGTTCCCCATCATAAACTCCGGTACTATTACCAAAAACGAATATGGAATAAACCGGATTATTTTTGCTGATATTCTGCGGAACAATGATACAATTAGGGTTTATAACGTACATTTACGCTCATTCGGTTTACAGACAGAAGACAAAGAATTTATCCAAAATCCCTCCCACAGTGCAAATGAAGAGCACGCAACACGACGAGTAGGCCGAAAGCTGAAGTATGCCTTTGAAGGCCGTAGCAGACAGGCTGAGGCATTACGCGATCATATGGATAGCACACGCTACCCTATCATCGTCATGGGCGATTTTAACGACACGCCCATGTCCTACAGCGTGAACCTTATCCGCAACGGCCTAAAAAACACCTTTCGTGAAAAAGGAAGCGGCTGGGGCGTAACTCACTATGAAATGCTACCTTTTCTCCAGATCGACTATATTTTCTGTAGTCGAAGATTCCATGTGGAGCACTATCACGTCGTCAAGGAAAAGCTTTCCGACCATTACCCCGTTTGGGCAGATATTAGGTTTTAATCCTAAAATCCAGCTATCGTCTTGACTATGTTTATTCGCATGGCGTAGTTATTCGACCCAAAGCGGATAATCAATATAGCCTTGTTCGCCACCACCATACATCGTTGACCTGTCCAGCTCGTTAAGCGGGGCATCTTTTTCAAACCGCTCAGGCAAGTCTGGGTTTGCAATGTATAACTTGCCAAAGGAAATAAGCGCTGCAACACCTTTTTCAAGTTCCGCTTCGGCTGACGCTTTATCATAACCTGCATTAGCAATCACCGTCTGGCGAATCTTGGTGCCAAAGAATTCAATCTCATTGTCAGCACCATAATGTTCAGGCGAAGCGAAATGAGGACTGCGCCGCATGAGCTCTACATAGACGAAATCCAGCTTATTTAGCTCTTCAATGAGGTGTATATAGGTAGCAGTAGGATCATCCAACACAATATCGCCATATGGATGGAAAGGAGATATTTTAATACCCACCTTTTCGCTGCCCACCGCAGAAATTAACTCTTGCATTACCTCCAGCACAAAACGGGCATTGTTAGGAATGCTACCGCCGTAAGCATCCGTCCTTTGATTGGCACTTTCCGCCAAGAATTGGTTGGGCAGATAGCCATTGGCTGCGTGTAGCTGAACCCCATCAAATCCGGCCGCGATCGCATTCTTTGCGGCTTGTCCATAGTCCTTTATAGTCTGCTTGATTTCTGGGATAGTCATTTCCTGAGGTATCTCGTAATCCTTCACGCCCTGAGAGGTAAAATGCTTCATTCCCCGAATAGGCAAGGGCGATGGTGCAGCTGGGAGCTTGCCATTCCGGTCTACGGAGTGTCCTATGCGGCCGGTGTGCCAAAGCTGGGCAACAATGATACCGCCTTTATCGTGCACGGCCGTTGTAACCTTTTTCCATGCTTCGATCTGTTGCTCGGTAAAAATGCCGGGGGTGAGCGGACTGCCGGTAGCATCTTCACTTATCCTGATGGCTTCGGTAAGCAGCAAGCCTGCACCTGCCCTTTGGCTGTAGTATGCTACTGTCATATCACCCACGAGGCCATTCATGTCTGCGCGACCTCGCGTCATTGCCGCCATCGCTATTCTATTTTTTAGGCTCACATCGCCTAATTGTATTTTTTCTAAAAGTTTCATATTGCCTTTTCTAAAATTGTTACCGTTGACCGAACGCTAGTAGATATCCCTTATTTACCGATTCTTCTACAATAGTAGTATATTGTTGTCGATGCTCATCATCGGCGCCGTCTGCGGAAGATATTTTTTCACCAAGCTCACCTAAGTGAGATATTTTTGTAATTTTGGCTCAACCGAAAAATATATTAAGAATACATTGAAGAAGTTATTAGCAGTATTAAGTAAAGCAGGTTTCGACGGTTTCCTGTTAATGATAGCCATCATGATTCTGTTGGCCTATTTTTTGCCACAACCAGGCATGGTTAAAGAACCTGTGTCCCTAGAGGAGATTGCCAACGCAGGTGTCTCGTTGATTTTCTTGTTTTATGGTATGCGACTGAGTGTTGAGAAACTAAAAGCTGGGCTTGCCAATTGGAAGATGCATATTATCGTCCAGTTGACAACCTTTTTATTTTTTCCGCTTATCGTTTTGGCATCTCGCCCCTTATTCGTCAACACTGATTTCGAGCTACTTTGGTTGGGCGTATTTTTTCTAGCAGCTTTACCGTCTACCGTTTCCTCTTCGGTGGTCATGGTTTCCATTGCTAAAGGCAACATTCCCGCAGCCATCTTCAATGCGAGCATTTCCAGTTTAATCGGCGTAGTGGTTACACCACTTTGGGTTGGGT
This genomic window contains:
- a CDS encoding endonuclease/exonuclease/phosphatase family protein, with translation MAKKNIFRSDLGFFSKTVFICNIIAILLLLLSYAAAYINPKIIWPIAFFGLGYLPILLLNIGFVCYWLVRKPKYALLMALPILLGWNLLNQHLGFRKQEHRTEKPDSTLRIMTFNAHLFTEIDKIPATDVKNDVISLVKKTNPDILCFQEFFSKIKGTKKMTKRIVEEAGFQDYYFEPAMKSEHEAYGQVIFSKFPIINSGTITKNEYGINRIIFADILRNNDTIRVYNVHLRSFGLQTEDKEFIQNPSHSANEEHATRRVGRKLKYAFEGRSRQAEALRDHMDSTRYPIIVMGDFNDTPMSYSVNLIRNGLKNTFREKGSGWGVTHYEMLPFLQIDYIFCSRRFHVEHYHVVKEKLSDHYPVWADIRF
- a CDS encoding alkene reductase — encoded protein: MKLLEKIQLGDVSLKNRIAMAAMTRGRADMNGLVGDMTVAYYSQRAGAGLLLTEAIRISEDATGSPLTPGIFTEQQIEAWKKVTTAVHDKGGIIVAQLWHTGRIGHSVDRNGKLPAAPSPLPIRGMKHFTSQGVKDYEIPQEMTIPEIKQTIKDYGQAAKNAIAAGFDGVQLHAANGYLPNQFLAESANQRTDAYGGSIPNNARFVLEVMQELISAVGSEKVGIKISPFHPYGDIVLDDPTATYIHLIEELNKLDFVYVELMRRSPHFASPEHYGADNEIEFFGTKIRQTVIANAGYDKASAEAELEKGVAALISFGKLYIANPDLPERFEKDAPLNELDRSTMYGGGEQGYIDYPLWVE